One window of Mesorhizobium sp. PAMC28654 genomic DNA carries:
- a CDS encoding alpha/beta hydrolase, with protein MSKDAYIHKLLPGLPGGALLFVFHGTGADENQLLSLGRDLAPQATIISPRGDVSEHGAARFFRRTGEGVYDMADLTRATDKMAGFIKAHVEAAKPSSVLGLGYSNGANILASVVFAAPERFDATVLMHPLIPFEPDVKGSLAGRRVLLTAGKRDPICPPTLTTRLEAYLRADGADVTVEWHEGGHEVRPNEIEAARRFLASAPVEGA; from the coding sequence ATGAGCAAGGACGCTTACATCCACAAGCTGCTGCCCGGTTTACCGGGCGGCGCGCTGCTCTTCGTCTTCCACGGCACGGGAGCCGACGAGAACCAGCTTCTGTCACTGGGGCGCGATCTTGCGCCTCAGGCAACCATCATCTCGCCGCGCGGCGATGTTTCTGAACATGGCGCGGCACGTTTCTTCCGCCGCACCGGCGAGGGCGTCTATGACATGGCTGACCTGACGCGGGCGACGGACAAGATGGCCGGTTTCATCAAGGCCCATGTCGAGGCCGCGAAACCATCTTCCGTGCTTGGCCTGGGCTACTCCAATGGCGCCAACATATTGGCCTCGGTGGTGTTTGCCGCGCCGGAGCGGTTCGATGCCACGGTGCTGATGCATCCGCTGATCCCGTTTGAACCGGACGTGAAAGGCAGTCTCGCTGGCCGTCGCGTCCTGCTGACCGCGGGCAAGCGCGACCCCATCTGTCCGCCAACCCTGACGACGCGGCTTGAAGCCTATTTGCGTGCCGACGGCGCCGATGTCACAGTGGAGTGGCATGAGGGCGGGCACGAGGTGCGGCCAAACGAAATCGAAGCGGCACGGCGGTTCCTCGCCAGCGCGCCCGTTGAAGGAGCCTGA
- a CDS encoding VOC family protein, which yields MLDQIKGLHHVTSMASDARQNNAFFTDTLGLRRVKKTVNFDAPDVYHLYYGDEIGTPGSVMTYFPFPNIGKGRHGVGEVGATVYSVPEGTLAYWEKRFAEEGVAGLSREETFGEKRLAFAGPDGDGFALVEEKNDRRAPWLKGRVPADEAIRGFHSVSLRLKDGGATEELLKFMGYEEVDASGNLKRLAVKNGNGADVVDIESLPGAGFANLGAGSVHHVAFAVENRAKQLEVRKALMDTGYQVTPVIDRDYFWAIYFRTPGGVLFEVATNEPGFDRDEDTAHLGEALKLPSQHQHLRPYLEQHLQKLEG from the coding sequence ATGCTCGATCAGATCAAGGGCCTGCATCACGTCACCTCGATGGCCAGCGATGCGCGCCAGAACAATGCGTTCTTCACCGACACGCTCGGTCTCCGACGGGTGAAGAAGACCGTCAATTTCGACGCCCCCGATGTCTATCACCTCTATTATGGCGACGAGATCGGTACGCCGGGTTCGGTGATGACCTACTTTCCGTTCCCCAACATCGGCAAGGGCCGTCATGGCGTCGGCGAAGTCGGCGCCACCGTCTATTCAGTGCCGGAGGGAACGCTCGCCTATTGGGAAAAGCGTTTCGCCGAGGAAGGCGTAGCGGGCCTCTCCCGCGAAGAGACCTTCGGTGAGAAGCGGCTCGCGTTTGCCGGGCCGGATGGCGATGGCTTCGCTCTGGTCGAGGAGAAGAACGACCGGCGTGCGCCATGGCTGAAGGGCAGAGTTCCCGCTGACGAAGCGATCCGCGGCTTTCACTCCGTGTCGCTGCGGCTGAAGGACGGCGGCGCCACCGAAGAGCTGTTGAAATTCATGGGCTATGAGGAGGTCGACGCCTCCGGCAACCTCAAGCGTCTGGCCGTGAAGAACGGCAATGGCGCCGATGTCGTCGATATCGAATCGCTGCCGGGCGCCGGCTTCGCCAATCTTGGTGCAGGCTCCGTCCACCATGTCGCCTTCGCCGTCGAGAACCGCGCCAAGCAGCTCGAGGTGCGCAAGGCGCTGATGGACACCGGCTACCAGGTGACGCCGGTGATCGACCGCGATTATTTCTGGGCGATCTACTTCCGCACGCCGGGTGGCGTGCTGTTCGAAGTCGCCACCAACGAGCCAGGCTTCGACCGCGACGAGGATACCGCTCATCTCGGCGAAGCGCTGAAACTGCCGTCGCAGCATCAGCATCTGCGGCCCTATCTGGAACAGCATCTGCAGAAACTGGAAGGCTAA
- a CDS encoding aminomethyltransferase family protein, whose product MTSQLNNATRTAAQAHFRTLRLGTPFQPRIDALAKTQDWYNWAGYRAPHSLWDEELEYFAIRSQAALFDISPMAKYRIEGKDAEAFLNRVTLRDVAKLKPGRVHYTAWCDDAGFVLDDGTLFRLSPTRFRLCSQERHLPWLLDSAIGFDVTVEEETEAVAGLALQGPTSFAVLRDAGFVGVEKLKVFDLADFPHDDDTVTISRTGFTGDLGYELFVPADKALSLWDRLMTAGELRGIRAIGYTALNRARLEAGLIVANGDFTTAEHAVRADRLRMPDEIGLGFMVDLEKGHFNGRRAIVEARTKRKLSHVLVGLEIEGNIPAEHAIVYHKKSQEVGLVSAAMWSPMAKRNVAIASLERPFGDTMVEDLWVEIYAMRELQYQKLMKRAKVVARPFIKLDRRTANPPADF is encoded by the coding sequence ATGACCAGTCAGCTCAACAACGCGACCCGCACTGCCGCCCAGGCCCATTTCCGCACGCTACGTCTCGGCACGCCCTTCCAGCCGCGCATCGACGCGCTAGCCAAGACCCAGGACTGGTACAACTGGGCCGGCTACCGTGCGCCGCACTCGCTGTGGGACGAGGAACTGGAATACTTCGCTATTCGCAGCCAGGCGGCGTTGTTCGACATATCGCCGATGGCGAAATACCGCATCGAGGGCAAGGACGCCGAGGCCTTCCTCAATCGGGTCACGCTGCGCGACGTGGCAAAACTCAAGCCAGGACGTGTCCACTACACCGCCTGGTGCGACGACGCAGGCTTCGTCCTTGACGACGGAACCTTGTTCCGTCTGTCGCCGACACGTTTCCGGCTGTGCTCGCAGGAGCGCCATCTGCCCTGGCTACTCGACAGCGCCATCGGTTTCGACGTGACGGTCGAGGAAGAGACGGAGGCCGTTGCCGGCCTTGCCTTGCAAGGGCCGACCTCCTTCGCCGTGTTGCGCGATGCCGGTTTCGTCGGCGTCGAGAAGCTGAAAGTCTTTGACCTCGCCGATTTCCCGCATGACGACGACACGGTCACCATCTCCCGCACCGGCTTCACAGGTGATCTCGGCTACGAACTGTTCGTGCCGGCCGACAAGGCGCTCAGCCTCTGGGACCGGCTGATGACAGCGGGCGAACTGCGCGGCATCCGCGCCATCGGCTATACGGCGCTGAACCGCGCTCGGCTCGAGGCCGGACTGATCGTCGCCAATGGAGACTTCACCACTGCCGAGCATGCCGTCCGCGCCGACCGCTTGCGCATGCCCGACGAGATCGGGCTCGGCTTCATGGTCGATCTTGAGAAGGGACACTTCAACGGCCGCCGCGCTATCGTCGAAGCACGGACGAAACGCAAGCTGAGCCATGTGCTGGTCGGGCTGGAGATCGAGGGCAACATCCCGGCCGAACACGCCATCGTCTACCACAAGAAAAGCCAGGAAGTTGGACTGGTCAGCGCCGCCATGTGGTCGCCGATGGCCAAGCGCAACGTCGCCATCGCCTCGCTCGAGCGACCATTCGGTGATACGATGGTCGAGGACCTGTGGGTCGAGATCTACGCCATGCGCGAGTTGCAGTACCAGAAGCTGATGAAGCGGGCCAAGGTGGTGGCGCGGCCGTTCATCAAGCTCGATCGCCGCACCGCCAATCCGCCGGCGGACTTCTGA
- a CDS encoding alkaline phosphatase family protein, whose product MQRLASGSRRPNVLLITCDQWRGDSLSAAGHEVVKTPNADALAAEGVLFRQHYGGAAPCSPARACLYTGLYQMNNRVCRNGTPLDVRHGNIALQARGLGYDPTLFGYTDVSLDPRTVAPGDPRLRSYEGVLPGFTVRQLLPEHQKPWLSWLKARGVDTTAGSPGIHRPVEERHGNRTDGAVSNGPPVYSKDETPAAFIAGEFIRWLGEQEHDAPWFAHLSFISPHPPYIVPAPYNTMYDPTEGPAFRRAENWQAEAERHPYLAYDLSRQERSKFLPGASGKVHDWSDHDFRRIRAIYYGMISEVDAQLGRICQAIKAAGAWDDTIVVLTSDHAEMMGDHFMLGKGGFFDGSYHIPLIIRDPRHDKAAGTSVDRFTEAVDIVPTLLDLLGESPPTHLDGRSLKPFMEAKQPQDWRDAAHWEFDFRSIAGGHAERHFGTTSRQCNLAVIRTEKFKYVHFGGGLPSLLFDLETDPGELNDVAGDPAYLSVRLEFAERLLAWRAEHLDQSLALAELTDAGVAGNVATLPAVMA is encoded by the coding sequence ATGCAGCGATTGGCCAGTGGAAGCAGACGCCCGAATGTTCTCCTGATCACCTGCGACCAGTGGCGCGGCGATAGCCTGTCGGCGGCGGGCCACGAGGTGGTCAAGACACCGAATGCCGACGCGCTGGCAGCCGAAGGCGTGCTGTTTCGGCAGCACTATGGGGGGGCGGCACCATGCTCGCCGGCGCGCGCCTGCCTCTATACCGGCCTTTACCAGATGAACAACCGCGTCTGCCGCAACGGCACGCCGCTCGACGTGCGCCATGGCAACATCGCGCTACAGGCGCGCGGCCTCGGCTATGATCCGACGCTGTTCGGCTATACCGACGTGTCGCTTGATCCGCGCACGGTGGCGCCCGGCGACCCGAGGCTGAGAAGCTACGAAGGCGTGCTGCCCGGATTCACCGTCCGCCAGCTTTTGCCGGAACATCAGAAACCGTGGCTGTCCTGGCTCAAGGCGCGCGGTGTCGATACAACAGCGGGTTCCCCCGGCATTCATCGCCCGGTCGAAGAGCGCCATGGGAACAGGACGGACGGTGCGGTCAGCAACGGGCCGCCGGTCTATTCGAAGGACGAGACGCCGGCTGCCTTCATTGCCGGCGAGTTCATCCGCTGGCTTGGCGAACAGGAGCATGATGCGCCATGGTTCGCGCATCTCTCCTTCATCAGCCCGCATCCGCCCTACATCGTACCTGCCCCATACAACACCATGTACGACCCGACCGAAGGACCGGCCTTCCGCCGCGCCGAGAACTGGCAAGCGGAGGCGGAGCGCCATCCCTACCTTGCCTATGATTTGAGCCGGCAGGAGCGGAGCAAGTTCCTTCCCGGCGCATCGGGCAAGGTGCACGACTGGAGCGACCATGATTTCCGCCGCATCCGCGCGATCTATTACGGCATGATCTCGGAGGTCGACGCGCAGCTTGGCCGTATCTGCCAGGCGATCAAGGCGGCGGGCGCCTGGGACGACACCATCGTCGTGCTGACCTCCGACCATGCCGAGATGATGGGCGACCATTTCATGCTGGGCAAGGGCGGCTTCTTCGACGGCAGCTATCATATCCCGCTGATCATCCGCGATCCGCGCCACGACAAGGCAGCCGGCACGAGCGTCGATCGTTTCACCGAGGCTGTCGACATAGTACCGACACTGCTCGACTTGCTCGGCGAGTCCCCGCCAACGCATCTCGACGGGCGCTCACTTAAACCGTTCATGGAAGCCAAGCAACCCCAGGATTGGCGCGACGCCGCGCATTGGGAGTTCGATTTTCGTTCAATTGCCGGCGGCCACGCCGAACGCCATTTCGGCACCACCTCGCGCCAGTGCAACCTCGCCGTCATCCGCACGGAGAAATTCAAATATGTGCACTTCGGCGGCGGGTTGCCGTCGCTTCTGTTCGATCTGGAGACGGATCCGGGCGAGTTGAACGATGTAGCTGGCGATCCGGCCTATCTGTCGGTGCG
- a CDS encoding dipeptidase: MTEPDLVPVFDGHNDTLLRLYNSKDTNVEGLFIEGTQGGHIDLPRAKKGGFAGGMFAIFPPPVEKARRAVPLAPSDTEPLPPEVPRADALNSTIAMASILFRLERAGALTVCRSAGDVRNAMAKGSIAAVFHIEGVEAIDPELTMLDVLHAAGLRSLGIVWSRPNAFGHGVPFRFPSSPDTGPGLTDAGKALVKACNELKIMIDLSHLNEKGFRDVAAISDAPLVATHSNVHAICGHSRNLTEWQLGAIRESGGMVGLNFATGFLREDGRMNSDTSLDIMVRHVDSLLQALGEDGVGLGSDFDGAMIPAVIGDVTGLPKLLDAFAARGFGRALIEKIAYRNWLSMLDRTIG; the protein is encoded by the coding sequence ATGACCGAACCCGACCTCGTTCCCGTCTTCGACGGCCACAACGACACGCTGCTCCGGCTCTACAATTCGAAGGACACGAACGTCGAAGGGCTGTTCATCGAGGGAACGCAGGGTGGCCATATCGACCTGCCGCGCGCGAAGAAGGGCGGATTTGCCGGCGGCATGTTCGCGATCTTTCCGCCGCCCGTGGAAAAGGCCAGGCGCGCTGTACCGCTTGCGCCGAGCGATACCGAGCCCTTGCCGCCGGAAGTTCCGCGCGCCGACGCGCTCAACTCGACCATTGCGATGGCTTCGATCCTGTTCCGGCTGGAGCGAGCTGGGGCGCTCACCGTCTGCCGAAGCGCCGGTGATGTGCGCAACGCCATGGCAAAGGGCTCGATCGCGGCGGTGTTCCACATCGAAGGGGTCGAGGCGATCGATCCCGAACTCACCATGCTCGACGTGCTGCATGCCGCGGGCCTGCGCTCGCTCGGCATCGTCTGGAGCCGCCCCAACGCCTTCGGCCACGGCGTGCCGTTCCGCTTCCCTTCATCGCCCGACACCGGGCCCGGCCTGACAGATGCCGGCAAGGCGCTGGTCAAGGCCTGCAATGAATTGAAGATCATGATCGATCTGTCGCATCTCAACGAGAAGGGCTTTCGCGATGTCGCTGCCATCAGCGACGCGCCGCTGGTCGCCACCCATTCCAATGTGCATGCGATCTGCGGCCATTCCCGCAATCTCACCGAATGGCAGCTTGGCGCGATCCGCGAGTCCGGCGGCATGGTCGGGCTGAACTTCGCCACCGGCTTCCTGCGCGAAGACGGCAGGATGAATTCAGACACCAGCCTCGACATCATGGTGCGCCATGTCGATTCCCTGCTGCAGGCGCTGGGTGAAGACGGCGTCGGCCTGGGCTCGGATTTCGACGGCGCCATGATCCCCGCGGTCATCGGCGATGTCACCGGCCTGCCGAAGCTGCTCGATGCGTTCGCCGCACGTGGCTTTGGGCGCGCGCTGATCGAGAAGATCGCTTATCGAAATTGGCTGAGCATGCTGGACAGGACGATAGGGTAG
- a CDS encoding GNAT family N-acetyltransferase — translation MPDHLPEIELEDRGSKGRYVLRGPDGAEAEMTFTKIGEHQIIIDHTEVPDAFRGQGAGLRLVTRAVEDARAAGKKIIPLCPFANAQFRRHPEWADVLKQ, via the coding sequence ATGCCTGATCACTTGCCGGAGATTGAACTCGAGGATCGCGGCTCCAAGGGGCGCTATGTGCTACGCGGACCCGACGGTGCCGAGGCCGAGATGACCTTCACCAAGATCGGTGAACACCAGATCATCATTGACCACACAGAAGTGCCTGACGCGTTTCGCGGCCAGGGGGCGGGGCTTCGCCTCGTCACCCGGGCCGTCGAGGATGCGCGGGCGGCGGGTAAGAAGATCATCCCGCTTTGTCCCTTCGCCAATGCCCAGTTTCGCCGCCATCCGGAATGGGCGGACGTGCTGAAACAGTAA